The window AATGAAACCATGTTCGCATGAAGGCTGACTGTATGGTGATCGGTATTTATTCTCACCTTATTCTTTTTGCTGGTGGAGGTTGTATGGCTAAAGTTTTAATTGCCGGTTGTGGAGATATTGGTATGGGTCTGGGTAAAGCGCTCATTGAAAAAGGGAACTCTGTAGTCGGGCTGAGACGCCATCCGCCTGTCGAGAAAATGGGTATTTCCTTTCTTGCAGCAGATGTAACAAACCCGGCGACTCTGGAAGGTATGGATACTGATTTTGATCAGGTGTTTTTCGTTGCAGCACCCAGACAGCATGATTTGAATGCTTACAGGGGAATTTATGAAGCTGGAGTAGAAAATTTATTTGATACCTTTTCAAAAAATCAACATACTCCGCACTGGATATCAGTATCTTCTACCAGCGTCTATAACCAGGTGCATGGAGAGTGGGTTGATGAGGACTCGTTAACTGAAGCGGGAAGGTTTAATGGGCAGTTGCAATTGTTATCGGAAGAGAGAGTTCTGGCTGAGAACAAAAGTAATCTGATAGTGCGTTTTTCCGGGATATATGGCCCGGGACGCAGCCGTATGTTAAGGAAGGCCAGTGAAGGCGGCCCGATACAGTTCAGGCCACCTTATTATACAAACCGGATTCATAAAGAAGACTGCATCGGTGTATTGATGTTTTTATTCGAAAAAAGAGTCAACGGCGAAAAATTACATTCACACTATTTAGCGAGTGATGATGAACCGGCCCCGCTGTGGGAGGTGGTTTCATGGCTCGCAAAGCAGCTTAAGCGCAGACAACCTGAAATCAAAGAGGCAGAGCAGGATGCTTCACAAAACAAAAGATGCCGAAATAAGCGATTAAAAGAGCTTGGATACCGTTTTCAATATCCAACATACAGAGAAGGGTACCGGTTGCTGGTAAAAGAATTTAACCGTTGTTGAATGTGTAATTGAAAAAATCAACTATGGCCTCATATTGTGTTTTTTTACCAGACACTCTCTGTACGTTCTCTTTACACATGGTTTCTCAGCATCAGTTCCACTGGATGAGGCTCGAGGTAGTGCTGTCTTTCCAAGTAAGATACGTTTAATTTTCTCACATAATGGTTAAGCAGGGTAATGGGTACAACAAGGGGTATCAATTCTTTCCGGTAACTTTCGATGATTCCGAGCAGCTCTTGTTTTTCATCCGTCGTCAAATTCTTTTTAAAATATCCCTGGATATGTTGTAAGACATTGGTATTCTTCTTAACCGTTGCAATCAGTGTGATGCCCTCCATGAGAATCCTGATATATTCAGGGAGCAGATTTTCAGCCTTCTCTTTTGTTGCATTTGCCAGTAAATGTCCGAGGATTGAATAATGTCTTGGACTGTGCCCCATAATAAGAAGCTTATGAGCGGTATGGAAATCTATCAAGTCTTTCATGGAGACATCTTTCTTCCGAAATTCCTGCCACCGCTTTAATACGAATATTCTCTCAACAAAGTTTTCTCTGAAACGGGGATTGTGGAGCCGGCCGTCATCCTCTACAGGAATGAGAGGAAAATGCTTCATAAAGGCACCTCCGAATATGCCTTTACCCGTTTTCGTTACCGCCCCTGATGGCAAATACACTTTTACACCTCTTATGCCGGAGCTTGGCGAACCGCACTTGAAGATAAAACCGCAGAGGTTTTCTTTTTCCAGTTTTTTTATCATTTTTTCTGCCCACTGTAACATTCTTTCAGTGTGATCTATCCCGGTTTTTATCGTTACAAGGCGGGGAGATTCGGGGTTTCCGAACAGATGCATGGGTTCCCTGGGTACAGAAAGACCACATTCCGTTTCAGGACAAACAGGGATCCACTCAAAGTACTGCCCGAGGGTATCGGTTATAAACCTGTCAAGCCTGTGATTCCCATCATACCGCACTTTATCTCCCAGCAGACAGGAGCTTATTCCTATCTTAATCATTTCGAACATACTGTTCAGCCCTTCCTGACTTACAACCTATTCCCATTGGAAGAATATATTTCTGCAATACTAAGGGTGCAGGATAAAACAACAAGTTATTCTTTCCTGGGCCCTAAGAGACGCAATCGCTGACAGCCGTTTCGATTTCCGGAAATAAAAAGGTGAAACCGCTGTCCATAAGTTTTTTCGGGATTACGTTCTGACCCTTTGTGAGTATCTGAGAGCCCTCACCCAATTTTAACCGGAGTGCAAACTTTGGTACCCGGAAAAAGGTGGGTCTGCGGAGTGCTTTTCCCAGTGCATCGGTCAAACCTTTATTTGTCGTGGGTTTGGGTGCAGTAAGATTATATATGCCTTCATACGCAGTATTTTCTATTACGGCCTGGTAAGCGCGTATCAGGTCCTTGATATGTACCCATGAGAATGGCTGCATACCATCTCCAATGGTGCCTCCCATACCCAACTTAAAGGGAAAGAGCATCTTCTTGAGCGCTCCGCCGTCCTTACCCAGGACTACTCCAAAGCGGAAAATAACCGTTCGAATGCCAAGTTTTCCGGCCTTGAGGGCCTCCTGTTCCCAATCTTCTGCAAGATTACCGAGGAAATCATCGGCTTTCACATAGTGCTCCTCTGTATGCGTTCCCTCTGTGGCATAGTAGCCTATGGCAGAGGTGGAAACAAGCAGTTTCGGTTTCTGGCTTGCAAGTGAGCATGCCTGTACAAGCTTTCGGGTAACATCAATCCTGCTCTCATGCAGGGTCTTCTTATACGTTTCTGTCCATTTTTCTATGATCGGTGCGCCAGCCAGATTAATAAGTATGTCTGCTCCATCCATCCGCTCCGCTATCACCTCGGGGGAAAGCGTAAAATCCTTTCTCCCGAGAGGCAGAACCTCGTAATTCTCTGCATGAAAGGCACGGGTCAAATTGGATCCAACAAACCCACTTGCACCGCTCATGGCAATTTTATGGTTGATTTTATCCTCCATGTTCATACTCCTTTCGTAAAAATTTGAAAAAATCTTTCGGGTTTAGATTAGATTATATCGGGGTCTCCCTGAATTAATTGCTGATTTCAATTACATCTTCACCACTCTCTCTTTCATAAAGAGAGAGTGGTGAAGATTGCTTGTTTTTAAGGGTACTTTTTCGATTTTGTGGAAACTAACTGATTTTTTTGAACAATAAACCTGATGCACTGCAGACAGGACATTTGTCAGGAGCACTGTTTTTTTACCGTATTTCCACAAACCTGGCAGACATAGTAATCCACGTACCCATTGTTTCCTGATACTTCATTATATCATATTTAACTCTATTTTTCTCTATAAAGAAAGAACTGGTGGTGTTAGGAGTTCCCTGCAATCAGTTTGGCAGGCAGGAGAGCCGGGGACAGAAGCTGAGATAAAAAAGTTTTGTGAGCTTCGCTATGGGGTAATCTTCCCGATGCTGAAGAAAGCTGACGTGAAAAATCCGAAACAACACCCACTTTACCACTATCTTTTGGAGCAAAGCAGCTCTTCCAAAGAGATTGTCTGGAACTTTGAAAAGTTTCTGGTAGGGCGCGACGGTCAGATAAAAAGACGTTTTTCGTCGGGGATAAAACCTCTGAGCAAGGTAATGGTATCTGCCGTAAAGAAGGAACTTGAGAATTGAAGCTGGCTCATTAAATCCGGGATAGAGAGCCAGGCAGATTACGGAAACAAAAATAATCATGAAATAAATAAATGCTGAATTTATTTTTGATAGTATCTCATGGCTTCCGGTATTTCAGCTTTTATATTTTTGATACGATTTTGATCTGAGGGGTGAGAACTTAATAACTCTGGAATGTTGGCCGAACCCTTCATGGCAGCCATCCTTTCCCAGAATCCGACAGCGGTGTTGGGATCGTATCCAGCCATGGCCATAAAGATTAATCCTAAATGGTCAGCCTCACTTTCGTGCACTCTGCTGTAAGGCAGCAGGATGCCGTATTGAGTCCCGACACCAAAAGCGTTCATCCACAATTTCTGTGTTACTTCAGGTCTGCTTTGAAGAGTCATGGATATTGCTGCTGTACCAAATTCAGCGATTAAACCATGGCTCATCCGTTCATCGCCGTGTTTTGCAACAGCATGAGCAATTTCATGTCCCATAACGACAGCTAACCCGCTTTCATCTTTTGTAATTGGTAATATACCGGTATAAACGACGACTTTTCCACCCGGCATACACCAGGCGTTTGCCTCGGGATTCTCGATTAAGTTAAATTCCCAGTTGTAATTTTTCAATCTTGATGACATCTGGTTGTCAGCCATGTACTTCTCGACAGCTTTCTGTATTCTCCCCCCGACAGACTTTACCATATTTATCTGCGCCTGGTTTGTGCTGATCTTATTTGTTTTCAGGAATTCTTCGTATTGCTGAAAACTTGTTGAAAGCATGGTATCTGAAGGAATAATATCCAGCTGCCTCCGTCCGGTCAACGGCACCGACGTACAAGATAAAATAAAAAAACACAGTACGATAAAACCAATAAGATTTTTTTTGCTCACGGTTACATTCTCCTTGTCTCTGAATCTATACTAAAACCGATCAGGTTTCAGGGTTTTCTGGAAACCGGAGCCTGGTTGATGGTATACCCGGACAAAAAGCACCGAGGACCTTACCCGCTCCGGGTTTTTCGGATTTTATCCGAAAACCATTATAATAAGATGGGTATCATATTCATTAATCTTCTAACAACTTATAATTACTTTCTTCTGAATCACCTCAGCAGTCTCGGTTAAAGCGGGATTATACTCATCTCATAATGGTTTTCGGATAAAATCCGAGAAAAATTTGAGCGAGTATACCTTCACCAAGATTTGGTTTCCGGTAAAACCGAAAACCAAATCGGTTTTAGTATATCAATAATTCCCATTTCGTCTCAATCATGACTTATCCCCTCTAAATTTGCCGCCCGATTAATGTCGGTATCAATCCATTTTGTATCGATGAGACTGGCCATGTGAAATACCGAATCGTCTAAGGTGCATCTCTCAAAGCAGCAACGAATAAAAGTTGCCGCCCTGAAAATAACCTTTTGCAGACGGCAGTCTACAAAATGGGTATCTACAAACACTGACGAGGGGAACCGGACAAAAAAATAATCTTCCTCCTCAAAGCGGCAATCATGCCACCATGAACCGCTGAAAGAGACCTCGCTGAAACGGGATTGGCGGAGAGTGCAACCGTAAAAGGTAGACAAACCAAAAGAGCTCAGTGTTCCCGCCGCCATCTCAAACGTGCAATCGGAAAAATGACTTTCAGAAAGAAACGAATTGTTAACCTCTAAATGGTCCCAGTCACAATTCAGATAATGCCCCTTGTCACAAAGAACATGATCAAGGGTAAAGTGGTGCAGCCGGCAATCTTCTGCTCTGAGGCAGCGGCACCGCCCGTCTTGCAGTTTATATGACTGTACCGTGCTGCCAATCAATCTGCTGCCGGACAAATCCTCCTGTCTCAGCTCCTTATCCGTAAGCGTTTTCTGAAGTATAATCTTTTTATTCCCGTTACTGTCCATTTTCTTGCAAAAGAAATCCGGAATGGAGATCTTTATCAAATATGCTCTTTTTACCTGATCGGAAAATTCCCCGGATTACTCTGAGAGTTATGGTCTTTGATCTTTCGGGATATAGGGACGTTCGGAGCGTCCTGTATATATTTGTCGAGGTCGGTCTATCCGGGATTTAATATTATCCGCTACTTCATGCCAATGTGCAATCCAGCCGGGCAACCGACCGATAGCGAAAAAAACCGGAAACATATTTTTCGGTACACCGATAGCCCGTAAAATAATGCCGCTGTAAAAATCAACATTAGGATAGAGTTTTCGTTCTATAAAATAAGGATCATTCAGTGCGATTGTCTCCAGTTCACGTGCAATGTCCACCAATGGATCTTCTCGTTTTAATACATTAAACACTTTGGTAGATAAACCTTTCAGGATTTGAGCACGGGGATCAAAATTCTTGTAAACCCGATGCCCGAAACCCATAAGACGAAAACTTCTGTCTTTATCCTTCGCCATTTCAATACATTTCTTAACGTCCATTTTCCCTTTATGAATCTTTTCAAGCATCTCAACGACAGCCTGGTTGGCTCCTCCGTGCAGAGGTCCCCAAAGTGCCGAAATCCCTGCAGAAATAGCAGCAAAAAGATTGGCGCCTGATGAAGCAACCATGCGTACGGTAGATGTGCTGCAATTTTGTTCGTGGTCAGCATGGAGTATTAAGATCCTGTCTACAGCATGTTTTATATCGTCGTGGACTTCGTAATGCTTATGTGGCAACGAAAACATCATATGCAGGAGGTTTTCTGAATAGGTGTGTTTCGGAATAGGGTAAATAAACGGTTCTCCGCGTGTCATCTTATAAGAAAATGCCGCAATGGTACGTATTTGACTGATCAGGATTGCAGCAGCCTTTTCGAGATCTTGCCGCCTGTGCGTCAGGGTTAAAACGGGATAATAGCAGCTCAAGGCGTTTATCATCGCGGATAGCATTGCCATGGGATGTGAGTTCCAGGGAAATCCTTCAAAGTGGTGTTTCAGGTTCTCATGAAGGAGTGCATTATCGGTCAAGAGAGCGGTGAATCGCTCTCTCCTCTCTCTTGGTGCGAGGTCTCCGTTTATTAAGAGGTCGGCAACTTCTATGAAATTACTCTTTTCAGCTAACTGCTCTATGGGAATACCGCGATAACGCAGTATTCCTTTTTCACCATTGAGGTAGGTTATGCTGCTTTCGCATGAACCGGTATTGACATAACCGGGATCAAGGGTGATATAACCGGTCTCAGAGCGTAAATTAGCAATGTCTATGCCTCGTTCCTGTTCTGTGCCCTCAATTACGGGTAGGCAAATTTCTTTATTATTATCAAATTTTAATGTTACGTTTTCCATGATTTTGTTTTTCCTGTTACTTCAAAATATGTTTGAGCTCATCATAAAACCCTGTTCTGCGAAATGGGGAAAAGCATGATTTTTTTACTATACAGGCAATTACCTAATCTTACACACTCTACTCCACGAGGATGATAAATCAAAAAATGCTAAATATCAAGATCTTTTTAGGTTAAATTCCGACTGGTTTTGCAATCCAATATCTGCTCGCAAGAAAACAGTAAGTCTCTATTTTGTTGATGTTTATGGCGGAACCAGCCATGCTCACAGGGCTGCCGTGTGAAGCACGAAATCATTTTAACGGGAGCTTTTTATAAAAAATACTGGATAAATAGAGGGAAAAAAATTAGAATCAGGCATATTTCGATCCTGATTTTGTGCGTAAGCGCACCAGCCTGAGCGAGCCGGAGGGGCGGGTGTACTCAAAAGAATATGGAGCAACTAGCGGGAATTAGTTGAAGCCATCGTGAAAGAGCTGTGCCAGTTACCTCCGTACTGAGGGTACGGGAGGGAGAGATGGGCGCGCGGGCCGGCAGGATACACTAACTCAACCAGAGAGAAATTTGAAAGATGAAAAACCACGTAATTATTGGAAATGGTGTTGCGGGAATAAAAGCAGCAGAAACAATCAGAAGGAATGATAGTGATTGTAAGATTACCGTTGTAGGAGATGAAGTTTATCCTTTCTATCGCAGGCCGCAGCTGCCGGAGTTTGTTTCAGGGAAAATAGCGGAAGAGAGGTTGTGGGGGAAAAAGAGCGAATTTTATGAAAAGAACAAAATAACTTCTCTGCTGGGTAAAAAGGTAACCCGGATAAGGCCTGATGAAAATCAGATTACCCTTGCAGACGGGACATCCATTGACTACAGCACTCTTCTGATAGCTACCGGCGGCTCAATCACAAGCAGAAAATACCACGGAAGCGATTTAAATGGAGGCTCTGTAGCATTGAAGACGATTAATGATGCGAAAAATATCAGGGAAAAGATCAAGTCTGCAGAGAGTGCTGTTGTTGTAGGCGAGGATTTTTTGACGCTGTCCTTGATTGAGGCCCTGCAAAGCAGCGGTATTAAAGTAACATATCTGTTGCCGGGGGACAGGCTTTGGCCGGAAATAATGGACAAAGATGCATCTTATATTCTCGAACTCAAGTTGAAGCAGAAGGGTATCAAGATACTCCATCAAACAGATATTAAAGAAATCGTTATTAAGAACAGGTCCGTTCAGGGTATAATTTCTACTGCTGATATACTCATCGACTGTCAGATCCTCGGCATTGTAGATAAATTACAGCCAAATATCGATTTCCTGGTTGATAGCGGTGTGAAAACGGACAACGGTATCCTGGTAAACAGTAAGATGCTTACCTCTGTTGATAACATATATGCCGCGGGAGATGTCACACAGTTGCTAGCTGAAGCGAGCGACGCATCCCCGAAGATTAATGTCCGGTGGCTGAAGGCCTGGAGACAGGGGCAGATTGCCGGTGCGAATATGGCAGGCAAAGAGACTGAATATGACGATGTTGCGTGCGTCAGCTCAACACAGGTATGTGGTGTTGACCTGATATCAATCGGGGTGTCAAATCCGTTAAATGGCGGGTACAAGATAATGAGAGGCGATTATCCGCATCCTGAAATTGACGTGTATAAGAAGCTTGTTCTGAAAAATGATGTAGTGGTAGGCGCACTGTTTGTCGGGAGCGTGCTTGAGGCAGGGGAGATTACCAACGCTATAAAAAACAGAAAAACCTATTCTGAGATCGATGCAACCCTTTTGAAACAGATGTTTGACCTTAATTACCGGGTTAGTCCATTTCATGGTTTTTTGTGTCCCGTATGCAAGCTGGAACTCCCCATTTCACAGGATGCGAAGGTGGGAGACAAAATTACGTGTCCTGCATGCGGCATCGAACTGACCGTGACGCAAGCGATGCTCGGATAAGTTGTACCTGATTTTCAAAGAATCTTTCACTGCACGTATAGGGTAATTTATCATCTGTCCTTGGTAGTTTTATAAAGAAAACCGATTATGAATAGTTGGAAATGCAGCAACTGCAGCTTTCAGTTTGATGCTATGGAGCCATATGAAACGTGTCCTTCCTGCGGCAGGGAGTGTGAGTTTGTCGATGTTACAAATTACGTTCCTAAAATGGATAGAACAGGAAGAAAATGTACGTGTGATGTATGTGGAACGGAGGTTACGGTGACAAATGATTGTGGCGGATTCCTCAAATGTTGCGATCAGCTCATGGTATTAAAGTGATGAAAAGCATGCAGAACGAGAGCATAGAAAAAATCTTAAAAAAAGCAGCGAGCAAGGAAAACGGAACGTACTTGCTTTACAAAAAGGCTGCGGAGAGTGTGAAGGATGTATATACAAAAGACATCTTGCGTAAGTTCGCCGAAGAAGAGCTGCAGCACAAACAGATCATCGAGAATTTTAATACGGAAATGTTAGGGAGTTTTGAGATAAAAATTGATGAAACATCCCGCAAGGGAGTTTCAGAATTCCTTGATGATACAGATGAGGGGCTTACCAGGGATTCAGATGTTCAGGACGTACTTCTTTATGCCGCAAAAAGAGAAAAAAAGGCCTTCCATTTTTATGATAATATGTCGAAATTGGTTGCAGATAAAGAGTTAAAAAAAATGTTTGCCTGGCTGGCACAGGAAGAGCTAAAGCACAAAGAAGACATTGAGGCCCTTTTTTGGGAAGTAATGTATCGTTAAATAGTGGCTGAGAGAAAAGGTGTTCCTATAATCCCAACAGTCCCTTTTGGATATTTGACACCTCCCATCCGTGGAAGTTTAATTCAAATTGTTTCTTTTCTACATGACATTTCAAACATTTTTTTGAATCATTCTCCGCCCATTCCTGCAGTATCATGGCTGTCTTGGCGGTTTTACCACTGCTCGTAAGCAGAGATTTTCCCCCGTGACAGAAACCACACTCAACACCCATAATTTCGGATAATTCAAACATTTTATCTGCTATCTCTTTTTTCTCAGTAAACTGTTTTTTCCCATTATGGCAATAGCTGCACTTTGTGCCGATTGAGACAGAAGCAGCCATCATTTTCTTTGACTTCTCACCATTTTCAGTAAACGTTGTTGCCGTGTCATTGTGGCAGAATGAGCACTCTTCTCCCAGGGAAGAGGCAACTTCTTTACTGCACTGCCGACCCCTCTCTTCACGGCTCCCTTGCAGATATTTATTTTGTAATAGGTCTGGTGCGGGAAGTTCCAACTGATCAGCATCCAGCGCTCCTATCCAGAGAGCGCTAAAAAAGGTAAAGATTGCGAAATTAGATTTTTTTATATATTTTCCCATAAGAATACATTTCCTTCATTGGTCATTTCCCAAAGACAAGCCAAGATCAAAGGCCTCCTCCATTTCATTGGGGTGGGTAAGGATATCATCCTTTTTTTCCATCCCCTGATACAGCAGCTCTCCGGTATATTCAATTTCAAGTACGTGAAAAATGGCCTTGATTGTTGCAAGGGAGCCGTCGAAAACTTTTTCATTGCCTAGAGAACCGGAGGTAGAGATAAAGAACCCTTTCCTCGCAGGTTTTCCGGGACTGATGAGAGGTTGATTAAGGAGATATTTTTTTGACCACAAAGACTGACATCGATCAATAAAGGCCTTTAGCTGGGCGCTAACGCCACTGAAATAAACGGGCGAAGCAAAAACGATAAAACGCGCATCTGCCAGCTTTTTATACATTACCTGCATATCGTCCTCAATCACACACTCCCCATCCTTTTGACACAGATCGCATGATGTACATGGCGATACATTAAGGTTGCAGAGTATAATGAGTTCTGTTTCAAGGCCGTTCTTCCCGGCGCCGCGCAGAAACTCTTTCAACAGTGTCTCTGTATTCCCATTTCTCCTTGGGCTGCCTGCTATTCCTAGTACTTTATCCATCTTCATGACACAAAAAATTTTCAACACATACCTCAACAACGGGAAGCGTGAAAATCGCCGGCCATCTCTCTTCACTCAAGAAAGTGAATCCTGTCATCGAGAGGAATTCCGTATGAAATTGCACCCAGGATATCACCAAGCTTTTTGTCCGGGTGGCAAAAGGTACAGCCTTCCATATTTGCAGACAGGATCGTGGCTGCCCGTAAATAATTTATGCCTTCTATCTTCTCTATTTTTTCGAAATATGATTTGCCGGAGATCATTGCCTCGATTGCTTCTCTTTCAAATTCGTCTCTGGGGTTATTATCCGGGTTATAGGGAGAACCTGTTGCATCAAGTAGCCTCGCCTTGTGCCATCCCTTCCTGCTCATCACGGTAAAAACCCTTTTTGAGAGGGTCGCAGCAGCCAACACCGAGGGGTCGTTCACATATTCTGCAGTAATTAAGACAATAAAGGTCTTATACAAGTCATCAAGCATTCGCACAGTCTTTCTCGCACGATCGAGCTTTTCACTCAATATTGCTTTAGAGAGATCAATCATTGCCTTATCTATCGATAGCTCTTTATCTACACCCGGCTCATCCACCCCCTCTGCTGCGGTAGCGGCATAAGTAACAAACAGAGCTATCAGTAAAACTTGTAATATCTTCAAGCGCGCGGTCTCTCTTTTTTTTGGGAAAGATTTAACAATATGTGAAAAATCGCATCGCATACATCTGTATGGCTATGGTATCGAAAACGAACGAAGGACCGTAGGAATATATGATATAATCTGCGAATAGATATGCAAGGAAAATTTAAAGTAACATTTTGCATATAGTGCTCGGGAAAACAGAAGAGAATACTGCAGTCTTTGGTTCTTTTTCCATGACGAGTTTAAGTCTTGACATACGTCCACTCGATAGAATACACTATGATGACTTACAGAATATTTCTACTATACAACAACTTATGGAAGTTTCGAGGTATTAACGCTGTCATGGAAAATGTGAAAGAACGTACCGGTAAATGTTTGAAATTTTTAGACGAACAAAAATTAAAGATAATCATTGGTGCTGCAATAATTGCGGCAATTGTCTTGCCTGTTATTTTATATAAACAGAAAAGAAATAATAGTTTTTATGAGGTCTGGAGCAGGATATGGAGAATTTCAAACGAAGCGGCAGCGGTAAAAGCGGATGACCAGAAAAACAATACAGACGCTATGGATGCTTTTATCAGTGAATATACGTTTTTAAAAGATAATCTCTATGCAACGGATGCGACGCCATGGTTGTTATTAGTGCTTGGCAATACGCAATATAAAGAAAAAAAGTTTGACGATGCAATCAGTACCTATAAAGAGTTTATCGTAAAATATGCACACCATCCTCTGGCACCTGTCATCAGGCAATCCCTTGGATATGCTTTTGAGGAAAAGGGACAATTGCAAGAGGCTATCAAACAATATGAAAAGACGTTGCAGGATGACGATGCCCCTTTTCTGAAAGCGGAGGCCAGTTTAGATGCAGGCCGGTGCTATGAAAAGCTGGAACAATTAGACCCTGCCTTGGCAGCGTATAAGAGGGTAATTGATACCTCGCCGGAGAGCTATTTTGCGAAAATGGCCCGATATCGGCTGGAAGATATTGAGTAATCCTGTAATGCAATTGACTGTTTACTTCTCCTGGCCCAACTTTGAGAAACTGGTATGTGTAATGAATAAATTAAAGGAGCAGGGGTGACTGTGCCTGAATTTGATAATTCAGAATATATTAGTTTTACCGTAAAAAAAAAACTTGCTTCCAGGAGAATTGACAAATACCTTGTTTCACGGCGGCGGCTGCAGGATTGTTCTCGAAGTGAAATACAGAGACTGATTAAAGAAGGCAATATCAAGGTAA is drawn from Candidatus Scalindua sp. and contains these coding sequences:
- a CDS encoding tetratricopeptide repeat protein, which translates into the protein MENVKERTGKCLKFLDEQKLKIIIGAAIIAAIVLPVILYKQKRNNSFYEVWSRIWRISNEAAAVKADDQKNNTDAMDAFISEYTFLKDNLYATDATPWLLLVLGNTQYKEKKFDDAISTYKEFIVKYAHHPLAPVIRQSLGYAFEEKGQLQEAIKQYEKTLQDDDAPFLKAEASLDAGRCYEKLEQLDPALAAYKRVIDTSPESYFAKMARYRLEDIE